A segment of the Streptococcus dysgalactiae subsp. dysgalactiae genome:
CACGAACTGACATTTCCACAGGCGTATAGTTTCTTCCAAAATGAGTGATTTGTACTTTTTTACCTGGACGATTGCCACTCGTTGTGTCGAGATAATACCATGCCCCATCATAATGAACTCTGGTTACCTGGTGAGGAATGCCATTATAATTGACACCACCAACGACATAAGCTTTAATGCCCATTAGGTTAAGGGCTCTTGCTGTAATGGCGCTATAGCCGACACAAACAGCCTTTTGACGTTCTGTCACTGAAAAGATATCTGAGGCTCTATAATAAGCTTGTTTATTATCAATACTACTACCTTCTAAATCATAATCAAACGTATTTGTGACATACAGACACCATTTACGAAGTCTTTCTTTTTCAGTCGTTTCTTTCATCGCTCCCGATTCTTCAATCAAGGCTTTGATTTTCTCATCATTCGCAAGATAGCGTTCTAAACTAGCATTTGAATTTTCATAGCCTCCAATAGAACCACTACCAATCCCCTCAACATAATTCATCATGCGAATATTTCGTGAGTAAAACGTCTGAGAGCCAATAGTCATTGGTCGGGACTGTTGACCAATTGATAATCCTGCATTGGCTAATAATAATTTTAAAGGAACACTTTCAGTTAAATCAAAACTAGCAACCACTAACTTCTCTGTTAAATCAAAACCTTGAATTGTCTTGCGAACTAGCGCATTATATTCTTCTAAATTATTAAGAACATAACTTCCTTTTGGAATTAATAAAAGTATATTCCCCCCACTAGACCATCCATGATTTACTTTAACAAAGTCATATTTTGAAACATAATCTGAACCTAAGTGATCAGCTAAATTTCGTTCCATTTCAAACGGCCAAACTCGAAAATGCTTATCTGTTCCAAGTACATAAGCATTTAAACCTGTCAGTTTGTCGCCTCCTCTTTCTTGAATAACCCCTTCAATAATTTGGTCCGTGCTGATACTTACTTTTTCAAGATGGTCTGTTTGCGAAAGATGATCTTTCCGATCCAATTCGCGAGATACCATACTTGCTTGGTTAGTATCAGCTTTAACATATAGTGGTGCTACCAAAAAACAAGTTGATAGTGCCACTATTCCTAATTGACCTAGCATTTTTTTCATAGCTAGTCCTCCTTTTTATATCATCTATCCCCAATAGTATTATATTACTTTTTTTAGAAAATGTAAAATTTTTAATAAAAAATATTTAGTGTAAAAAAAATTAAAAATAGTTAAACTCTAAAGTGTAACAACGATGATAACAAAGAGTGAAGGGCTTATCTTTAGACATTAGTAATAAAGAGTGGACTGAGATGGTGACGAGAAAATTGTTATGACTTACAGAAACAGGTGTTATTTAACTCTGTTTTTTTTAGGCAGTTTGAATAAGTCTTTGAGAGCATAGTATCCCAATACTATCATCCCGAGTCCTACAAATATTTCAGGAGGTGTCTGCATGATTTTGATAAAACTCAGTCCAGCTAAAACAATGAGGAGGGCAACTAGACCCACAAGACCAATCATACCAATCGTATTACGCACACTTTTAGGTGCCATAAACAGATAGTAGGAAATAATTAAGGCCGCAATAATAAGATAGAACATCCTCATCTCCTTTGATTCTAATAAAGTAGGTAGCCCTTAGACGCAAAAAGACCTTTAGAAAAGTTTCTTTCCTAAATATCTTTTTGTTATTCATTTTTTATGGTTTATTCAGCTGATTTTTTCTTTTTATTGGCTTTATCACGCGCAGCTTTATTCAAGATTTGTTTACGCAAGCGGATAGATTCTGGCGTTACTTCCATGTATTCGTCGTCATTCAAGAACTCCAATGACTCTTCAAGCGTCAGAATACGAGGTGTTTTAATCACAGCTGTTTGGTCCTTAGTGGCTGAACGAACGTTTGTCATTTGTTTAGCCGTTGTGATGTTAACCCCAAGGTCATTGTCACGTGAGTTTTCACCGACAATCATTCCTTCGTAGACTTCTGTTCCCGGATTAACAAAGATAGTTCCACGTTCTTCAATACGCATGATTGAATAAGTGGTTGCCTTACCATTATCAATAGAAACAAGGGCTCCACGGTGACGGCCACCAATTTCACCTGCAACGACTGGCATGTATTGGTCAAAGGTATGGTTCATAATCCCATAACCACGTGTCATTGAAAGGAATTCTGTTGAGTAACCAATCAAACCACGAGCAGGAATCAAGAAAATCAAACGCGTTTGACCATTACCAACCATTTGCATATCAAGCATGTCCCCTTTACGTTCTGAAAGGGATTGAATAATAGCACCTTGGTATTCTTCTGGCGTGTCAATTTGCACACGTTCGAAGGGTTCACATTTGACACCATCAATTTCTTTGATAATAACTTCTGGACGCGATACTTGAAGTTCGTAGCCTTCACGGCGCATGGTTTCGATAAGAATTGACAAGTGCAATTCACCACGGCCTGAAACAGTCCATTTATCTGGAGAATCTGTTGGGTCAACACGAAGTGAAACGTCTGTTTGCAACTCTGCCAATAAGCGCTCTTCAACTTTACGAGACGTGATCCATTTACCTTCACGTCCTGCAAAAGGTGAATTATTGACCAAGAAAGTCATCTGAAGCGTTGGCTCATCAATCCGAAGAATTGGCAGAGCTTCCACAAAATCAGTCGGTGTAATGGTTTCTCCAACGAAGATATCTTCCATACCTGAAACAGCAATCAAGTCACCTGCTTTTGCTTCTTGAATTTCACGACGTTCCAATCCGAAGAAACCAAACAGTTTTGTGACACGGAAGTTTTTAGTTGTACCATCAAGTTTTGAAAGGGTTACTTGATCACCCACTTTAACAGTACCACGGAAGACACGACCGATACCGATACGACCTACGAAATCATTGTAGTCCAAAAGCGACACTTGGAATTGCAAAGGCTCATCTGAATTATCAACTGGCGCTGGAATATGATCAATGATCGTATCAAAGATAGGTGCCATGGTATGCTCTTGGTCAACAGGGTCATCTGATAATGATGATGTGCCATTAATAGCTGACGCGTAAACAACTGGGAATTCCAATTGCTCATCATCGGCACCAAGTTCGATGAATAATTCAAGCACTTCATCTACAACTTCTGCTGGACGAGCTGAAGGTTTGTCAATCTTGTTCACAACAACAATTGGGATAAGATTTTGTTCAAGTGCTTTTTTCAATACGAAACGAGTCTGAGGCATTGTTCCTTCGTAGGCATCCACAACAAGAACAACCCCGTCAACCATTTTCATGATACGTTCAACTTCACCACCGAAGTCCGCGTGTCCTGGGGTATCCATAATGTTAATACGAACATCGTTGTAGGCTACCGCCGTATTTTTCGCAAGGATTGTAATCCCGCGTTCTTTTTCAAGGTCATTGGAATCCATGGCGCGCTCTTGAAGCTCTTTACGCTCATCAAGAGTATGGGATTGTTTTAATAATTCATCTACAAGTGTTGTTTTTCCGTGGTCAACGTGGGCAATAATCGCTACGTTACGGATATCATTTCTTAAGTTAGTCATTTGTTCCTCTAAGTAAATATATTTTAACTAGATAAGTATAACACAAAATATTTTAAAAAACTGGTTTTAATCAATTGTAAATGTTTTCAGATTTTCAAAGCTCTTATATACCCAAAAAAGAGCTAAGGTTTCCTAGACAATGATTGCCTAAACTCCCTTAACTCCATGTTATGATTCCCTAAATTATTTATTTAACTTTGCCATCCCAGTAATCAATACCGTCTTTTAAAACATAGACATTCTCAAAACCAGCCTTTTTGAGTAATTTCACCGCACGCACACGGTACTGCGGCCGCATATTTTCGTAGATAAGAACGGGTTTGTCCTTGCGAAGACCTTTGATAGCTGCTTCAAATTGTTGCGCTGGAAAATTTCGAGCTCCTAGGATGTGTTTGTTTCTATAAGCCGCTGGCTCTCGTAAATCAATCAATTGACCTTGTCGCATCAAGTCCTTGAAGGTCTCATTATCAACTTGCTTCGCCATTCTCCGAAAAGAGAAATAGTTCCATGTGTAATAGCCAACAATTCCGACAAGAAGTAACCATCCGATAAGTGTGATTGGAGACATATCCCCCTCCTATTCTGAAACAAACTGTCTAGCAAGGCTAGCGGCACCGATAATACCAGCATCGTTACCAAGCTCTGCAATCTTAATTTTAGTTGAATACCTCACTTGTGGAAAGGTGAAGGTCACAAAATATTTTTCAATGCGTGAACGTAAGAATTCTCCTGCTGCCGACACGCCTCCACCAATAACCACTGAATCTGGATTCAAGATATTGGAAATATTTGCTGACGCAAGACCAAGGTAGTAACCAACCTTTTCCACAACAGAATCTGCAAAGGTATCCCCTGCTTCTGCTGCCATAAAAATATCTTTGCTGGTAACACCTTCGCCATTGTCAATAGCTGCTTTGATGGCAGAATCCCCTTCGTAGGCTTCTGCTAATAAGCGTGCCACCTTGACAACACCTGTTGCTGAGGCTACTGTTTCCAAACAGCCGTGTGAGCCACAAGTACAGGCAAAACCATTTTCCGGCTCAACAATCATGTGGCCGATTTCACCACCTGCTCCTGCAACACCATGAATCAAGTTACCATCGGCGATAATCCCCCACCGACACCAGTTCCTAGTGTCATGAAAACAACATCAGGATTATTTTCGCCAGCTCCAACCCAACGCTCACCAAGAGCAGCCACATTGGCATCATTATCAATGGCAAAAGGAATACCTAATTCTTTTTCAATAATGGAACCGACTTCCTGAGTTTCTTTCCAGTTAAGGTTGAATGCCCCAGTCACTGTATTAGCAGTACGGTCAACAGCCCCTGGTGACCCCATACCGATACCAATAAAATCTGCACTGCTTAGACCATATAATTCCAAGCGGTGTTTGATGGAAGCGATGATATCAGGGACAATGTGCTTGCCCCCTTCTAAAATATTAGTCTCAATCGCCCATTTTTCTTGGACTTCTCCTGCTGCTGTTAAAATACCAAATTTAACAGTGGTTCCACCTAAATCAATCCCCAGTAACTTTTGACTCATTTGCCTATCCTTCTTTTTCCATTTCTAATCTATGCTCACACCGTAAAATCAACTCGGCTTTTAAATAGTCATTCTTGTCTAACAGGCCGCTATCATAGAGGCGCTGCAATTCAATCTTCATCATTTCAATATCATAGAGACGTTTGCCAAGATAAACAAAAATGCCAAAGTTTTTTAACAGTTGTTGCACATCATATAGTGTTTTCATATAACTAGATTTTAGCAAATTCTAAGAGAGATTTCAAGACAAGTATGGAATCGCTTTCTATATTTCTGAAAATGAACCGATGATTCCATCAAAAAGAAGCCAATTTTATCATTGACTTCTTTCATCCTAAGGCATTGTTAATTAAAGTGCTGGACCTTGTCCACGCTCTGCTTGGAGCATCCAGATGGTTTTTTCAGCTTCTGTCTTAGCTGCTGTAAACAAATCATTTGTACCGGCATCCCCTTCTTCATCAGTAATGTCTAAACCAACTTGGTAAAGGCTGCTGAGGTAAAGGTAAACTTCGACCAATCTTGCTAAGTGTTGAGCTACTGTTTTATCGTAGCTGCCTTTTGTTTCGTCAAGTTTAGAGTGTTTTGAAAACTCAGCAAGAGTAGAATAAGGTGCTCCTCCAATAGTGATCAAACGTTCGCTCATTTCATCTAAGGTAGCGTTTAAGCTGTCCAGCAATTCATCCATTTTTGGGTGAAGGTACAAGAAACCTGGACCACGCATATACCAGTGTACTTGGTGCACAATAGATGCAGCCACAGATAAGTCAGCTACTGTTTGATTTAAAACAGCTTTTGTTTTTTCATTTTTAGAAGCTTCTTTTTTAGAAATATTGTGGGTTACTGAAGCATAAATATTGTCAACGAGTGTATTTGTCATAATAACGTCTCCTTACTTTTCGGCTTATAGGGCAAGAATGGAGGGTGAGCAACGATTACTATCAAGAAGAAATCATTGTCGCCTAATCCTATTCGACAATAACGGACTGAACTAATAGGCAAAGCACCTTATTTAGAATTATTCTCGTTTCATAGCTTTATTTTACAACGATTAGGAAAAGATTGCAAGTATTTGATTTATTTTCGAATAAGTAAGTATGAATATCTTTTTTAGTTTCTGTCTGGCTCTCTTTTTAAGCCTACTGTTTCGCTACCTGCTCCAATTTTTTACAGACACGAACCATAAAAAAATAGCTGAGATTGATAATGGTTCAATGACTCTCAAGGAAAGATTACAGCATTGTCAGTTATCATTGATGAAGTATGTCCTCGTCAGCTATCACACTTACTTTGCTTTAGAAATTAGTTTATTTACAATCTTTATGGCAACCTTGATAGGCTGGATGGGCGTGAAGCACTGCTATTTGCTGCTATTTTCTTTATTACTCAGTCTCTTTGATTGGCAGTCACAAGAATATCCTTTCCTTTTGTGGCTAGTGACTTTTGTTAGTTTGCTCCCTTTTTATTCCATTAACCACACCTCGCTTTTATTACTGTTGTTAGGACTGTTAGCCTATCTCCGACCTTTTTCAATTGGCGCAGGGGATTTCCTGTATCTCGCGAGTTTGGCGTTAGTGTTGGACTTAATGTCTCTTATCTGGTTAGTCCAACTGGCCTCTTTAGCAGGTATTGCTGCTTGCTTATTGCTACATACAAAACACATTCCCTTTATCCCTTACTTAACTTTTGGGTTACTTTGTATTATCTTTCTTGAAAAATACTTAATCTACTAAAAACCCTAGCCACTTTGGTGACTAGGGTTAAGGTTTTATAACATCCCTGCTTGTAATTGATACATTTTATAATACGTACCTTTTTGATTAAGCAATTCTTCGTGACGTCCATGTTCAATAATTTTTCCTTTATCAAGCACATAGATACAATTAGCATCTTGAATGGTTGATAAGCGATGAGCAATAGCAATGGTTGTACGGCCTTGTCGCATTTTAGCTAGAGAACGTTGTACAATAGCTTCTGTTTCAGAATCGATATTGGCAGTCGCTTCATCAAGAATTAGAATTTTAGGCTTGCTGGCTACTGTTCTTGCAAATGCTAATAACTGCCGCTGACCTGTCGAAAAGCTTGCCCCTCTTTCACTAACAGAAGATTGGTACTGGTCTGGTAATTTTTGAATAAATTGATTCGCATCGACAAAAGCAGCTGCAGCTTTGACTTCTTCATCACTTAGGCTTTGATACATCCGGATGTTAGAAGCGATAGTCCCATGATATAAAAATGGATCCTGCAAAACTAACCCAATAGACTGGCGCAATTCCTCTTGAGAATAATCACGAATATCATGCCCATCAAGTAAAATATGTCCCGATTGGAAGTCATAAAAGCGCATGAAAACGTTAATGATAGAAGACTTCCCAGAACCTGTCGCTCCTACAAAAGCAATGGTCTCTCCTTTCTTAACCTCAAAAGAAATATTATCCAAAACCTTTTGTTTACCATCATAAGAGAATGATACGTTTTTAAAGGCAATATTCCCTTCTGTGACTTTAATTGGTTGATTAGCTTGCTGTGGTTCAAAGGCTTCTTCGTCAATTAATTTGAAGACACGGCCTGCTGACACCATCGAGGTCTGCAAAGTTGAAAAGTTCTGAGTAACTTCAATTAAAGGATCAAATAAACGATTAATGTACTGGATAAAGGCGTACATCATCCCAGCCGTAATGGCACCACTAAGTCCTTTGAAACCAAAATAAGCCATTAATACCGCATACGCTAACAATTTCAAAAGGGACATGGCTGGACGTAAGAAAATACTATCTAAAGCTACCGATTTGTTGGCATAACGAACATGCTCTTGATTGATGACTTCAAACTCATCTTTCAATCGATCCTCTTGTCCAAATGCCTGAATAATACGAATCCCTTCGATACTTTCTGCCAGTTTGCTGTTGATATCGCTGAGTAAACTTCTTGTTTTATCAATCACTTGCACCGATTTTTTCCGATAAAGATTGACCAAAACCACAATAAAAGGAAGAAAAATCACGACTAGGCTTGTTAAGGTCACATCTAACAACAGCATGGTATAAAGGGTCACAGAAAAAATAAAAATAGCAGAAATAAAACTAGATAATATGCCCGAAAACATATCACTGATAGCTTCGGTGTCGTTGGTTATCCGAGAGACAATAGAACCTGCTGGCGTTTTATCAAAATAAGCCATACCTAACGCCTGCATTTTAGTAAAGGCATCCCGTCTGATATCTCTGACAATACTATATGATACACTCGCAAAAAAGAGATTCCCAAGGTATTGAACCACACTTTGAATGAGATACATGCCATAGTAACCCAATAAAAGTAGGAAAGCTGGCTGATTCAAAGCTGTCAAATAGTGATCAATGAAGCGTGACGCAATCAACGGTATGATACTTTTGATAACAGTGGTTAACAATAAGAGCGCTAAGGCAAATAGAGTGAGCCATTTATAAGGTTTCAAATAGGATAAGAGGCGTTTAAAAACTTGCCATTGATTATTTGTCCTCATGGTCTTCTACCTCCATTTCCAATTGTTGTGAGGCATAGGTTTTAGCGTACCATCCTCCCGCTGCTACTAAGTCCTCATGATGGCCACTCTCAATAATACGACCATGTTGTAAAACCAAAATCAAATCTGCGTGAACAACCGCACTCAAACGGTGAGCGGTAATAATGGTTGTCTTATCTTGTCTTGTTTGTTTCAGGTTCTCAATAATAGCATGCTCTGTTTTGGCATCAACAGCTGATAAGGAATCATCTAAAATTAAAATATCTGGGTCCAATATCATCGCACGACTCATCGCAATCCGTTGTTTTTGCCCACCAGATAAGGACACCCCTTTTTCACCGATTAAGGTATGAAAACCTTGTGGCATTTCCATAATATCATTATAAACATGGGAGAGACGTGTCGCTGCCTCTACTTCCTCAACCGATAACTTAGGATTACCAAAACGAACATTTTCTAAAATACTAGTCGCAAATAAAAATTGGTCTTGAGGAACATAGCCCATTAAATGCCGCAAATCTTTTAGACGATAATTCTTAATATTGTGATTATTCAAGCAAATAGCGCCATCAGTCACGTCATATTCTCTCAATAGAAGCTTAATAAGACTTGTTTTACCCGAGCCTGTCTGTCCAACCAATCCTAAGGTTTGTCCTTTTTCTAACCTGAAATGAATATCGATCAATGTTTCTTCTTTATCGTAAGAAAAATGATTGATATCGTAGGTCAAAGAACCATTAGAAATTGTTGTTAGGGGATGACTGCTCTCTTCAACATCCGAGGCTTGTTCTAATAATTGACTGATACGCTCATAGGAGACACTTCCCCGTTGAACCATATTGAATAAAAAGCCAACTGCCATCAAAGGCCAGACAAGCATATCGAGGTAGGTCATAAAGGTCACTAAATTCCCAATCGTTACTTGCCCAGCCTTGATCATAAAAGCCCCAACTAATAAGGTTAGCACATAGGATAAGCCAATAAAAAGAAGCACCACCGGATCAAACATGACATCATAAAACATCGTTCTCATATTCTTCTTAAAGGTCATCTGATTGATTTCCTGGAAAGAAGCTACTTCATCCCTTTGATAGCCAAACGATTTGGTCACTTTAATACCAGCTACACTTTCTTGAACCTTGTTATTCAATTCTGAGAAAGCTGCCTGAGATTCTCCAAATGCCTTGTGAGTTTTGCGTCCTAGACGACTAGTTACGTAAGCCATCAAGGGCAAAGGCAAGACTGCAATGACTGTCATTTGCCAAGAAATTGTGAAGAGCATGGTTAATAAGGTCATAATCGCTGTTATCGAGGCGTCAACCCCAGACATAACCCCACCTCCTGCCAAACGAGTAAGGGAATTAATATCATTGGTCGCGTGGGCCATCAAATCCCCTGTCCGATAACGTTGGTAGAAAGAAGGAGACATCTTGGTAAAGTGCTCAAAGAGTTTAAAACGCATGACACGTCCTAATCGATAAGACGTCCCAAAAATATAGATTCGCCAGACGTAGCGTAAGGCATACATTGCTAAAGCAGCTATTATAAGCCAAAAAAGGTACCAAAGCAACTCGCTTTTAGTTAGTCGTTGGCTAGTAATCCCATCAATCACAATCCCCATGATTTTTGGGGGAATTAAATTCAAAAAAGCCACCAAACTTAAGGATAAAATCCCGATAAGATAGGGTTTCTTTTCTTCCTTAAAAAACCACCATAAGTTTTTCAAAATAGACATTAACTCTCCCTCCACATTAATATATCTTTCAATCTAATCTTATATCAGTAATAAAAATTCTCTCCATTAGAGAGAATTTTAGCTTAAATTCGTCTTACAAAGACCTAGACAGGCGATGATGCAGCCATCGATAACTATAAAAGGCCAGTAAAGCACCCAAGCTATTTGTCCACAAGTCATCCAACTCAAATACTCGATTAGCATCTATCAGAACATCAAGCAACAGTTGGGTCAATTCGATAATCAAACTGATTCTAAACCCTAGCCATAAACTTTTGCTTGAGCTCTGCCAATTTTCCCATAGGCAATGGATCATAAAAACCAAGGGATAGAGTAAAAAAACATTCATTACATTTTGCCCAATAACCCAGCCAAGTTCCAAAGCGGTTAACAATTGAGGTAGCGACCATAGGCTATTCAAAGGTACCAAGAGGAAACGAAGGCGTCCAACTGCTATGACATGTGGTGTTTGTATGCCTTCAAACAAGTTGGGTTGAGGGGTAAAACACATCAAAACAATGGCCAAACCATAAGTCGCTAGAACAAGGAGGAAAAACCACCGCCATTTTCTCCTCACTAATCCTTCCTGATTAAAGACTTGCTTTAGCATCCTTTTATGCGTTGGTTGCTGCAGCTTTTTCACGGTCTTTTTTCATGGTATTGGAACGTAATTGTCCACAGGCCGCATCAATATCGGTACCGTGCTCTTGACGCACGACACAGTTGACACCGTTTTTCTTCAACACATCGTAAAATGCTGAAACGCGTTCTTTAGGACTTCTGCTGTATTGGTCGTGTTCTGAAACAGGATTGTAGGGAATCAAGTTAACGTAAGACAATTTGCGAATATTTTTAGTCAGGTCTGCCAACTCCTGGGCCTGCTCAACACCATCATTGACCTCATTTAACATGATGTATTCAAAGGTTACACGACGGTTAGTTGTTTCAATATAATACTCAATGGCTGCAAAAAGTTTTTCGAGTGGGAAAGATCGGTTGATTCTCATGATGCTTGAACGCAAGTCATTATTAGGGGCATGAAGTGATACCGCCAAATTAACCTGCACTCCTTCGTTGGCAAACTCACGAATCTTATGCGCCAAACCGGAAGTTGATACCGTAATATGGCGAGCACCAATAGCCAGACCATTGTCATCATTAATCGTCCGTAAGAAACTCATCACATTTTGGTAATTGTCAAATGGCTCACCAATTCCCATAACAACCACATGACTGACACGTTCGTCTTGACCACGCTCATCAAAGTATTTTTGAACTAGCATAATCTGAGCTGTGATTTCACCACTGTTTAAATCACGCTGTTTTTTGATTAAACCACTAGCACAGAAGGTACAGCCAATATTACAACCAACTTGTGTGGTAACACAAACAGAATGCCCATAATGCTGGCGCATCAAAACTGTTTCAATGAGCATACCATCTGGTAACTCAAACAAATACTTAACAGTTCCGTCAGCTGACTCTTGAACAATACGTTGCTTCAGAGGATTGACACAAAAATTTTCCTTTAAAATAGCAATAAAATCTTTGGAAATATTAGTCATGTCATCAAAAGACTGAACACGTTTTTTATAGACCCAATCCCAAATTTGGGTAGCTCTAAATTTCTTTTGTCCGTGGTCAATAGCCCAAGCAATTAAGTCTTCCCGGGTCAAGCTGTAAATGGATGGTTTCATGGATTACTGATCCTTCTTTCTGATAATAAAGTGATCAAACTTAGCATTAAGCTGCTTGGTCTGATTACGTTTCGACCTGCTCTTACTGTTTTCTTTACGCTTTTTACTAGTAAAGGTTTGTTTGTCAACTGGTTTTTCCTTTGGAGAACGCTTCTGTTTGTTTTTTTGAGGTGCTACCTGTGGATTTGTTTGACCTGATTTCCGTCGATTTGGTTTTGACTTAGAGGACTTTTTCCGCCTTGGCTGACGCTCCTCTTCGAAAGTGATTTCTTTGGGATTAGGATTTTCCAAAACAAAATAGGCACAGCCAAAACTGCAAAACTCTTTAATATAGTCTTCTAAGCGTGAAATGCGGTTTGTTTTTTTAACGTCATTACTGTCCTTGTAAAACCCTTTGAGACGTAGTTGCTCATTTCCCCAATCGCCAACAATATAGTCGTACTTGAGTAAAATCTCTGTATAACGTTGACCAAAACTGGTCGTATCAAAGGCATTTTTAACATTTTCAAGCAAGAGGAACGCTATACCTTCTGCCTTGACCTGCTGGTCAAAGTGACTAAATTCTGGCCCAGGAAATTTATTGTAGTTATACA
Coding sequences within it:
- a CDS encoding VanZ family protein; the protein is MLKQVFNQEGLVRRKWRWFFLLVLATYGLAIVLMCFTPQPNLFEGIQTPHVIAVGRLRFLLVPLNSLWSLPQLLTALELGWVIGQNVMNVFLLYPLVFMIHCLWENWQSSSKSLWLGFRISLIIELTQLLLDVLIDANRVFELDDLWTNSLGALLAFYSYRWLHHRLSRSL
- the rlmN gene encoding 23S rRNA (adenine(2503)-C(2))-methyltransferase RlmN, which produces MKPSIYSLTREDLIAWAIDHGQKKFRATQIWDWVYKKRVQSFDDMTNISKDFIAILKENFCVNPLKQRIVQESADGTVKYLFELPDGMLIETVLMRQHYGHSVCVTTQVGCNIGCTFCASGLIKKQRDLNSGEITAQIMLVQKYFDERGQDERVSHVVVMGIGEPFDNYQNVMSFLRTINDDNGLAIGARHITVSTSGLAHKIREFANEGVQVNLAVSLHAPNNDLRSSIMRINRSFPLEKLFAAIEYYIETTNRRVTFEYIMLNEVNDGVEQAQELADLTKNIRKLSYVNLIPYNPVSEHDQYSRSPKERVSAFYDVLKKNGVNCVVRQEHGTDIDAACGQLRSNTMKKDREKAAATNA
- a CDS encoding YutD family protein — translated: MKKDISPEMYNYNKFPGPEFSHFDQQVKAEGIAFLLLENVKNAFDTTSFGQRYTEILLKYDYIVGDWGNEQLRLKGFYKDSNDVKKTNRISRLEDYIKEFCSFGCAYFVLENPNPKEITFEEERQPRRKKSSKSKPNRRKSGQTNPQVAPQKNKQKRSPKEKPVDKQTFTSKKRKENSKSRSKRNQTKQLNAKFDHFIIRKKDQ
- a CDS encoding ABC transporter ATP-binding protein — encoded protein: MSILKNLWWFFKEEKKPYLIGILSLSLVAFLNLIPPKIMGIVIDGITSQRLTKSELLWYLFWLIIAALAMYALRYVWRIYIFGTSYRLGRVMRFKLFEHFTKMSPSFYQRYRTGDLMAHATNDINSLTRLAGGGVMSGVDASITAIMTLLTMLFTISWQMTVIAVLPLPLMAYVTSRLGRKTHKAFGESQAAFSELNNKVQESVAGIKVTKSFGYQRDEVASFQEINQMTFKKNMRTMFYDVMFDPVVLLFIGLSYVLTLLVGAFMIKAGQVTIGNLVTFMTYLDMLVWPLMAVGFLFNMVQRGSVSYERISQLLEQASDVEESSHPLTTISNGSLTYDINHFSYDKEETLIDIHFRLEKGQTLGLVGQTGSGKTSLIKLLLREYDVTDGAICLNNHNIKNYRLKDLRHLMGYVPQDQFLFATSILENVRFGNPKLSVEEVEAATRLSHVYNDIMEMPQGFHTLIGEKGVSLSGGQKQRIAMSRAMILDPDILILDDSLSAVDAKTEHAIIENLKQTRQDKTTIITAHRLSAVVHADLILVLQHGRIIESGHHEDLVAAGGWYAKTYASQQLEMEVEDHEDK